A single genomic interval of Eptesicus fuscus isolate TK198812 chromosome 10, DD_ASM_mEF_20220401, whole genome shotgun sequence harbors:
- the DPPA5 gene encoding developmental pluripotency-associated 5 protein, with protein MGTLPKRKDIPPWVRVPEDLRDPEVFQVQTALLEAMFGPGGSRIPYIEQVSRAMLELKVLESSNLTEVVVYGNYLYKLRTKWMLQSMAERHRLRLERGMLKLEDAMNALELGL; from the exons ATGGGGACGCTGCCGAAGCGGAAAGATATCCCACCGTGGGTGAGAGTTCCCGAGGACTTGAGAGATCCCGAGGTGTTCCAGGTCCAGACGGCGCTGCTGGAAGCCATGTTTG GCCCCGGAGGATCTCGAATCCCATACATCGAGCAAGTGAGCAGAGCCATGCTCGAGCTGAAGGTTCTGGAATCCTCGAACCTCACCGAGGTCGTGGTTTACGGCAATTACTTGTACAAGCTCCGAACCAAGTGGATGCTCCAGTCCATGGCCGAGAGGCACCGCCTGAGGCTGGAGCGAG GGATGCTCAAACTTGAGGACGCCATGAATGCCCTCGAGCTAGGCCTTTAG
- the KHDC3L gene encoding KH domain-containing protein 3 produces the protein MANAKGFPTLVPLEQRGGAPFQVLGDTAKQPYWFHTEYLKSPNAVRLEAWLVEAIFGHGGEHIPHVECVSQTLLRVNQWDPEGEAEILIFGRPSYQKDVSKMIMNLAHYHRQLRAQGRGPGIRSPDAVQEKATQRSPDAVQEAATQRSPDAVQEAATQRSPDAVQEAATQRSPDAVQEAATQRSPDAVQEAATQRSPDAVQEKATQRSPDAVREVATQLFPNTV, from the exons ATGGCCAATGCCAAGGGCTTTCCCACGCTCGTGCCACTGGAGCAGCGGGGCGGGGCGCCGTTCCAGGTGCTGGGTGACACCGCGAAGCAGCCCTACTGGTTCCACACGGAGTACCTCAAGAGCCCGAACGCAGTTCGCCTCGAGGCGTGGCTGGTGGAAGCGATCTTCG GCCACGGCGGAGAGCACATTCCGCACGTCGAGTGTGTGTCGCAGACCCTGCTTCGCGTTAATCAGTGGGACCCTGAAGGCGAGGCTGAGATCTTGATATTTGGTCGGCCTTCTTACCAAAAGGATGTGTCCAAGATGATCATGAACTTGGCTCACTATCACCGCCAACTCCGGGCACAAGGTAGGGGGCCGGGAATA CGGTCCCCCGACGCTGTCCAGGAGAAGGCGACCCAGCGGTCCCCCGACGCTGTCCAGGAGGCGGCGACCCAGCGGTCCCCCGACGCTGTCCAGGAGGCGGCGACCCAGCGGTCCCCCGACGCTGTCCAGGAGGCGGCGACCCAGCGGTCCCCCGACGCTGTCCAGGAGGCGGCGACCCAGCGGTCCCCCGATGCTGTCCAGGAGGCGGCGACCCAGCGGTCCCCCGATGCTGTCCAAGAGAAGGCGACCCAGCGGTCCCCCGACGCTGTCCGCGAGGTGGCGACCCAGCTGTTCCCCAACACAGTCTAG